The Pyrus communis chromosome 12, drPyrComm1.1, whole genome shotgun sequence genomic sequence tgatcaaATTGTTTAGTaccatttttacactaaagagtTCAAACCCTTGATGAATGCTAGGATTGACAATGCCAAGTACTCGAAGGAAGAAGGTTGACCCAGATGAGGATATGGATACAGAGTTGGACTTGGTTTTGGAGTAGGCAAATAGCTTGGAACTTAATTGCAGCAAGATTGGGGGAGGAGTGTGGAAAATTCTGGAGTGTTTTGCTAGCGATTTGTTTTCACCGAGTtataagacaaaataaaaaagttatcAATACATTCGGTGGAAGGCAGTGTATTCAGTGGATGTGAAGTGGATGTGCCAAACTCGGCAGTGTCATAAAAGTTTGACCAAAATCATTAGTTGAAATATTTGTATACAAATACGCTATCAAGGCATGAATGAAGCATTGGAGATTCTCGGTGGATAAACCACAGGGGGGTAAATCCAGAACAACTTTCTGCCTAGTGAATTTTTATTCGGCGGTCGATGCTCGTTTTTTCCTCGACCATATGCACTCGGTGACAATCGAAGATATAAGGGAAGCCAGCCATACATCCCATGTGTTTTTCTATATATTTCTCCAATTGTATAACCTGTATGGAGATATGATGAGAAGTCTAATATTGTGATTTCATGGAGAAGTTCTCGGCCTCGGATTGGTGGAGCCAAGAAAGTCGATATTCAGCTAGTAAAGGCGACAAATCACAATATGGGGATGAGTTAACAAGTGAGACATTATTTCCATACTATTTGGGTTCCTTTGTTTCTAGCTAAGCTCACTTTTTCAACGAAATATGTCTCATTTGGTGGAgaagttcattcaattttggCACTAATATATTTGGAGGAAGACATCACAAAGGTTTCAATCAGATCAACGAAGTTGTTCTTATCACCTTAGACAAGTCCAAGGACGTTATCTATTCGATGGAAGTACTCGGTAGTAGCCAAGTTCAAACGCAAAATGCTTAGTTTCCTTAACCATTCAGCTTACGAGCCAAAGCTCAAGGAAactggggggcaatgtttggacccaATTTTACATCTTCGGCCCAAGCAATCGAGGCCGTCAGATGATTATGAAAATTAAGAGATTTTCCTTAGCATTACTATTGATTTTAATCATAGTAATTATCTTGAAAATATCCTTAAAGCTTACAGAGTTCTGCGTGGGATTCTTTTGCAAATAATCAAGAGTTTTATCGGATTATGGAGAAATTAAAGGAGATTACACAATTGTCTGCTTGCCAACCCCTTACAATCAACACGGCAGTAAGGAGAGTTATGTGAGGGCTTGCTGTGCAGCTTTAGGATTATATCCTAATCAAAATGGTATCTAGTCAGTTGCATGGATTCCATATTTGAATGGGTTTGCATGCAAAACTGCATGGAACAATGGTACAAGGATGCAACTTTGGATGATTAGCATATGGATATGCCATTTTTTATCCATTTGAAACATTAAGATGGGAAGATTAAAAGGTTCAATGCATCGCAATGATTAACATTACGATATCACCAAAAGTCAGAAGATAATGTGTAGTAGTTCATGATTATTATTTCACAAGGTATGGTTTGCAGATGACTCTACAACTTGGTTATCTGGTCATCGTGAAAGTTCACACTTATAAATACATGACGATCTGCAATGAGGACAGCCCCTTCCAAATCAACACTTAAATTGCCCTACGCAAAGCTTCTTGACAACCCTGAGAATTTTATCATTCTCCCCTTTCttcccgccaacacatcttcagtttggatagataGCACTGTGAAGACAACcggcgacatcttcagtttggatagacagcattggagccgtagaatcagccgaccgatgAGCACCTTTGGTTTGGATAGACAACACTGCTTCgagaccgactggttatttatccaagtctcaatcaacaaggatttccgagtccttgttggtagaggtcatctcatcagtcttctcggcgaagtaaggtgttaccaggttactatattcggcacattgaaagccaaatttaatattgaacttcgcaaaactagcagccttgtcttcaagctctagaacctgaaggccgagacgtgttccttccttgaCACAGTCACGAGATCAAGAAGTTAGCAGTGCGTCCaatgccacatcaacatattttactccctggCCGAACTCGgccaacgagttggcacgcTCGACATTCAAATGAAGGACGTAGttaacttattaattactcggcctgcgcgccatgtaggcttggtagtttttagggtcaacaagcCATATAGCcatctccattggagatggccttagcccttttttttttttggaccatGTTCCTCAgttgcaataattgattcaaatttaaaGGCTAGATTTGAAAAACATCCAACGGAAATTTGACTATATTAACCAATAAACTTAAAGTATTagcttaaaactaataaattattgagatgGCTATGTTTAGCCCCTTCTGTTGGAGTATATAAGTATGGCATAACActgttaatttaaaataatcttTTGCACAATTATAATTCTGAACATGGCTATGTTTAGCCTTTTCAGTTGGAAATAGCCTAATGGCCAAGCAAGCGAGCCAATGGGCATCCCGCAAGATGGCGACAATCAAGCTTCGACCCAGTGGAGGAAACTTCACCTTTGTTTAGACATAGGTTTGTTAGGTTTAGTTTGCAAACTAGAAGCATAATCAAACCTGTGAGAATGTAAAGAACTATCCCACATTAAAGTTTtccaaataaaaagttaaagtTCTACCgtaaaccaattgacaatatgaaaaTAGCTCAACTCTTTGTAAGTGcgtacaaaatatattaagtTGCCGATATGAGACATTTCTTCTTATTCttgaaaaatttaataaatagtcacttagtactacggtctagtggtattcttcttcacttgtaagtgagaagtcttatgtttgattcttcccaaaggcgaatttgaaccccATTATGtgagaatcaaacataagacctctcacttacaagtgaagaagaatcttatgtttgattcttgccaaaggcgaatttgaaccacattattgctagcacattgtGATGCTTAGCCCACTCTCCCCAGccctttgtttgtttgttaaaaagaaatagCTCAACTCTTTATAAGGCATTCCATAGTGATTCAGGTGAGTGGTACTTGTATATAGAAAACAGGcatcttgagtttgatttctataACACTATTACTACACTAGTGTAAGTTCAATATATTAGTATAACACTTATGAGCTTGATATATTGAACTCATGAGTTTAATATAGAACTCAGTTCAATAAATTAGTATCACACTCAAATTTTCCCGCCAATTATAAAAAACAATTCTATAGAGTTTAGTAACCCACTCACTTTCTCCGGCGCTAAGGATTGAACCATTGGAGCGGTATTCATCCAACCCGTTAAGCTTGGAAATCAAAAGGGGAATTCGTGAGGGTAAACTTAACAATAATAACGACAACAAAGTACAAGAAGGCAACATTTTGTCATTTTACAGGTAATTGCAATGGTCCATGACTTCCATGTTACAATAAAAGACAAAACGACAACAAAATATTGGTCACCGACATAATCTGGAAATTAATATACCGAAAAAGAACAGACATGGTTCACGTGACAGCTCACGTGATCCCCCATTCATCAAattaatgaaaacaaatttaaatcCCAATAATGCTCTAACAAGCTGCAAACTTTTATTAATATCATCTCATTACCAACCAGAATGAGTACATTTGCAATATGCCCCAGACGACATGAACACCAAATCAAATAACAGCTAATGCTATTTTTACCCACATATAACAACAACGTTATTCGGAGAACTAGAAAATCGAAATACACAATCGAATTGGAAAACAGATCCGCTGGTCCATGACCGGTATCTTAATCTCAAGGCCACATAATTTAGGGTggaaaattaaaacacaaaccAATTCATCATCCCATTTATGCAGCAGCCTGACCGAAGAGCTTTCTGCGGATCTGTAAAGAGAAGAATCAGAAGCTCAGCTGAAGCATGGTTACACAAACCGACAAAAAATAGTGCCAAAATTGCATAAAAATCCTTTGCAGTGAAAATAAAGTGATCTACTACAAAAATACAATTGATGCTTTGAAAGGAAAATACCTCTGGAAGTTTTTTACGGAATACAACATCCAATCGTGCATCAAGGGTGTTCTCACACACAATCTTCCCATCCCGAGAAGCCAGGACCACACCTCCAGAACTGAACAATCAACAAATTATCATCAGCAAGTTCCATCATTTACGTTCTCTCAATAACCAACTGTTTGATAAGCTAAACTTTAGCAAGGCAGACTAATTCCAGAAGCTAGAAAGCCTGTGACTCGGTACAACCACTCATGTATTTCCAAACTATGTGATATTAGGTTTAAATATATAACTACGGAAACATACCAGGAAGAAACATGGGGATTATGATGGGTAGGAGCAGGTGGAAGAAAGACAGTAGTGTCCACTATAATCTCAGGTGAATGAACCTTTGCTTTGTCCGCATATTCCCGTCCTGCTGATTCCAGAACAGACTCCACCAGATGTAGATCATCTTTCCGGCAACGCAACAAAACAGCAGGCTCTTTCAGCCTAAGCAAATTctgcaacaacaaaaaaaaaaaatatcataattctcAGTAGACCAAACCTAATCATTAATTTATCCATGAAAGTGTGTTATAGATAGAAACAGCAATCTCTTCTCAATTAAGGATATGAAATCATCACCCTGAATTATACATTAAACTCAAGCCATTTCCACCGGCAGATGGTTCTGTAGGTTCACATAAAAACTGAGGAGGCAGGTTAACCTTGCCAACTACATAAGTAGTACAACAGACCTGAACGATAAGATCTTTCAGAAGCTTTTTGTACAGATGGTGATCTCGGCTCACATTCAGAAGCTCCTTGGATGCTGCCTCCTTCATGGAGTTAACCACATCATCTTGGGCCTGAAGAACTTTAATACGAGAAGCATTGAGCTGCATGGAATACTCACTGCAacaaaccaataaaaaattgTTACTTGCTCACATAGGTGGCATTCGTGCATAGccaggaaaagaaaaacaaaaggaaagccTTCCATTGAACAACCCAAATTGAACCCCGCAGAAACAGAATTCGTTTTACTTAAGATAAGATTTGAACCTCGTTCTACCCAATTCCTTACCTAGTTCAATACCCTATGAACTAATCTAGTTTCCCAAAATTCTAATACAATAAGCACATAATATTCAGGATCATTGAAATTCAACAATCATTTCATACACATCCGATTCATGACAATAAGATCTCTCGGAATAATCAACtcattttcaagtttcaacttaACTTCGAACCAAATACCTCGATTTTCATCAAAATCCATAAAATCAACGAAAGAAACTATCTTTGCCACTTCCAAACTAACGATTTCACTAACGTATTCCACACCGAGCACATTAACTTCCCAATCCGAATTCAACCTACCAGTAACTAATATTCAAAACCAAACAGCAGAAAGCGCATTCGTTTCAAccataaaaacataaaacaaggAGATAAATATACCAATTGAGACAATATAAACAGAATTAGGAAGATTCAAGTACTCATACATCTTCTTTCGGACGTCGACTTGCTTTTCCTTCTTCTCATATTCTTGCctgatcttcttcttctccgccTCGACGAGCTGCAACTTCTCAATGTTGAattcctacaaaaaaaaaaaaaaaaaccaacacaaAAACACCCCAAATAAACACTCGAATTAAGCTTATACACACACAGAACAATGATTTCCAGTGAATTGGATCAAGATTAAGATCGAATTTAGGGTTTCAGAAATGTAAGTATTGGGGAAAAATGCGGGAGTTACAGGAGAATTGGGAAACGTACTTCCTCAGCAGATACGGAGATCTCGTTGGCCTTCTCCTCAGCTTCTTGGCGGATGAACCTCACCATCTGCTGGATCTGCTTGGAGACATCTGCGTCGTTCATCTTTGCTGATCGGTGAATCGAGTCGGAGAAGATCGACGGCTTTCTTCACGCAGAGCAAAGCGACAGTGAGCCGTTTTCCGGTCGTAAATCGTAGATGAGAGAGTGAGGCCGAGAGAGAAacccgttttttttttttttttttggggggcaAACGAGAAACCGGTTTTATATAAGCATTAAGCATCGTCAATCAATCATTACTCATAAGTATGTggatttatttttggtttttccaAGTTTAATTGAGCCgtcacaccaaaaaaaaaaaaaaaaaaacttcatttttttttttttttaagggagaCAACGGGTGGCAAATCATGATTATTTATCCCTTCCGGGGGCCGGAAAGACTCACATAAGCATTTCAGCCACCCCTTCTGTCACTAAATTTTTATTCTTCagagcaagtccacccctaaaaatgcgctggcaccgagcccatttaattcactcaaatgaatagtaattgatcccaatgaacagtaattgacCAAATGCATCTTCACACCTAAAAAATGTCGTGGCACAAAGTCTAgtcaattcgtattaaaatattattaattttttataaaataataataaaaaaaagctttaatttcggataggatttttaatttgggataaaataatataaaaaaaagttttaatttgaatccaacattcacacaacgtaacatcttcgatGATTGTCCAAGTAGCCATTTTTTGCACACAAAAGTATATGAAAGCTTTTGGTtgaaagtgttgaaaatattgaaatgtggtgtaaggtggaagatgatggttaggtatttatagaaaaaataataataaattttttttgtatttttaaacaattttttttaatttttattaagttaaataatttggactattggatttgaaaaagacTAAAATCCAACCGCCCAAATTTGgacacgt encodes the following:
- the LOC137710749 gene encoding V-type proton ATPase subunit E, giving the protein MNDADVSKQIQQMVRFIRQEAEEKANEISVSAEEEFNIEKLQLVEAEKKKIRQEYEKKEKQVDVRKKIEYSMQLNASRIKVLQAQDDVVNSMKEAASKELLNVSRDHHLYKKLLKDLIVQNLLRLKEPAVLLRCRKDDLHLVESVLESAGREYADKAKVHSPEIIVDTTVFLPPAPTHHNPHVSSCSGGVVLASRDGKIVCENTLDARLDVVFRKKLPEIRRKLFGQAAA